One Candidatus Aminicenantes bacterium DNA window includes the following coding sequences:
- a CDS encoding RNA 2',3'-cyclic phosphodiesterase produces the protein FSPHITLGRNKSRGDFKELFALLAEKNDLFLAECRASSFQLFSSRLTPAGPLYKVLEEFPLEQP, from the coding sequence CTTCAGCCCGCACATCACCCTGGGGCGCAACAAGTCCCGCGGCGATTTCAAGGAGCTTTTCGCGCTGCTGGCCGAAAAAAACGACCTTTTCCTGGCCGAATGCCGGGCATCATCCTTCCAGCTTTTCAGCAGCCGGCTGACCCCGGCCGGGCCGCTCTACAAGGTTTTAGAGGAGTTTCCCCTTGAGCAGCCATGA
- the plsY gene encoding glycerol-3-phosphate 1-O-acyltransferase PlsY: protein MSSHEISFLVLSYLLGSIPFGYLVFYFSEGKDIRSQGSGNIGATNVLRSKGKLAGLLTLALDILKGALPVLYGRSHFDLPWFVLLGALAVLLGHVFPVFLKFRGGKGVASLVGVFLVFYFPALLVFLAVFLLVLRLTRFVSLASLLGTTALFFSILFTQVAEVAMVVFAMLLLIVFRHRANIQRLLAGNELKFSLKKNG from the coding sequence TTGAGCAGCCATGAAATCTCGTTTTTAGTCCTTTCCTACCTGCTGGGCTCCATCCCCTTCGGTTATCTGGTCTTTTATTTCAGCGAAGGCAAGGACATCCGCAGCCAGGGCAGCGGCAACATCGGCGCCACCAACGTGCTGCGCAGCAAGGGCAAGCTGGCCGGGTTGCTGACCCTGGCCTTGGATATCCTGAAGGGCGCCCTGCCGGTGCTCTACGGCCGGTCCCATTTCGATTTGCCCTGGTTTGTGCTGTTGGGCGCCCTAGCCGTACTGTTGGGCCATGTGTTTCCGGTTTTCCTGAAGTTTCGCGGCGGCAAGGGGGTCGCTTCCCTGGTCGGCGTTTTTCTGGTTTTTTATTTTCCCGCCCTGCTCGTTTTCTTGGCGGTTTTTTTGCTGGTGCTGAGACTGACGCGCTTCGTGTCGCTGGCTTCGCTGCTGGGGACAACGGCGTTGTTCTTCAGCATCCTGTTCACCCAGGTAGCCGAAGTTGCCATGGTGGTCTTCGCCATGCTGCTGCTGATCGTTTTCCGGCATCGCGCCAACATCCAGCGCCTGCTGGCGGGCAATGAGCTTAAATTCAGTTTGAAGAAAAATGGATAA
- a CDS encoding NAD(P)-dependent glycerol-3-phosphate dehydrogenase, producing the protein MDNILVVGGGSWGTAFADYLARLGKKVKLWVREKEIITSILEQRENTVFLPGVPLAAGLEPVADLEAETSRAGTLILAVPSKFVRAIMQRLKEARPDGQVLINLTKGFESDSLKTMSEVAAEVFGPGIAACWSTLSGPSFARELAGQHPTAVVAASANEALLKKIQSGFSSAVLRIYRTDDLKGLEVAGSLKNVMAIAAGMVNGLGYGTNTTAALVTRANMEISRLGLKLGARAETFWGLGGIGDLMLTCFGSLSRNFQLGRKIALGATLAVAEQSTPMVAEGVETTKAVNHLARTLAIDMPISKGVYQVLFAGQDARRIIRELMQRSLKNEWNIN; encoded by the coding sequence ATGGATAACATCCTGGTCGTCGGCGGCGGTTCCTGGGGCACGGCCTTCGCCGACTATCTGGCCCGGCTCGGCAAAAAGGTGAAGCTCTGGGTGCGGGAAAAGGAGATCATTACCTCCATCCTCGAGCAACGGGAAAACACCGTTTTTCTGCCCGGCGTTCCGTTGGCGGCCGGGCTGGAGCCAGTGGCCGACCTGGAGGCGGAAACTAGCCGGGCTGGCACGCTGATCCTGGCGGTGCCGTCCAAGTTTGTCCGCGCCATCATGCAGCGCCTTAAGGAGGCGCGCCCGGACGGACAGGTGCTGATCAATCTGACCAAGGGCTTCGAGTCCGATTCGCTCAAGACCATGTCGGAGGTTGCGGCCGAGGTTTTTGGCCCCGGTATCGCGGCATGCTGGAGCACCCTGTCGGGCCCTTCGTTCGCCCGCGAGCTGGCCGGCCAGCACCCGACGGCCGTGGTCGCCGCTTCCGCCAACGAGGCGCTGCTCAAGAAAATCCAGAGCGGTTTTTCCTCCGCCGTCCTGCGCATCTACCGCACCGATGACCTGAAGGGGCTGGAAGTCGCCGGTTCGCTCAAGAACGTGATGGCCATCGCGGCCGGGATGGTCAACGGGCTCGGCTACGGCACCAACACCACGGCGGCGCTGGTGACCAGGGCCAACATGGAAATATCCCGGCTGGGGCTCAAGCTGGGCGCACGGGCCGAAACCTTCTGGGGGCTGGGCGGCATCGGCGACCTGATGCTGACCTGCTTCGGCAGCCTGTCGCGCAATTTTCAATTGGGCCGGAAAATCGCCCTGGGCGCAACGCTGGCCGTTGCCGAGCAGTCGACGCCCATGGTGGCCGAGGGGGTGGAAACCACCAAGGCGGTCAATCACCTGGCTCGGACGCTGGCCATCGACATGCCCATTTCGAAAGGGGTCTACCAGGTGCTGTTTGCCGGCCAGGATGCCCGCCGTATCATCCGCGAATTGATGCAAAGGAGTTTAAAGAACGAATGGAATATAAATTAG